The window AAAAGCTTCCAGGTTTTGCCCACTTTTTAATTCGTAAGTCACGGCCGCCTGTGCATTAAAATTCTGGTTAGCGGTAATGGTTCGCGTATCGGTAATTAGGGCATTGCTATTGGCCAGGTATTGTAGCGCGTAATATTGGTAATAAGTGCTTCCATAGGCGTGGCCAAGTTTAAAGTCGTAACTGAATCGAGGTGTTTTTAAAACCAGCGATAGATTATTATCGAGTAAACTGTAGTTGTTTTGCTGAAAACGGGTATTGTAAATCCCTCTTAAACCTAACGCAAGATTCCTTTTTAACCTGATGTCTATAATTCCTTGATATTCTCCATCATATTTGGATGAAGGCTGGTTAATCATTTCGATAGATTCGACCATATCTGGCGATAAGCTATTCAGGTAAGTCAAGACTTCATCATTACTCATGTTTATAGGTTTGCCATCAACAAATACAGTAGGAGTTGCTCTGCTAGCCATTTGTATTGTTCCATCCTGGCTAACCTGAAGTCCGGGAAGCTTTCTTAATACATCGAGCAAATTTGAAGCAGACTTGAAAAATGTATTGTTGGCAATACCGATTTTAATTTGTCCATTTTTCGTGCTGAAATTAGCTGTACCGCCCATAATGGTTACTTCCTGGAGCAGGTTGATGTCTTCGGGTATTAAAATATGGCCTAGTTCTAGTATTTCTGCACTATTTTCATTAATCAATAGTATTTTTTCCACCTTTTGATAACCCATCAACGTAATGGTTAAACTGTATTTACCTTTGGGTATACTGCTAAATCCAAAGAAACCGGCAGTGTCGCTACTGGCATATTTAATTAAAAGCGGGCTGCCTTGATCAGTCAGCATCAGGTTAGCTAAAGGCAGGCTTTGGCCGGTCTTGCTGTCAACCACCCGTCCCTTAATAATCTGTGCGCTTAAATATGAGCTGATAAATAAAAAGAGGCACAATAATATTGGTTTCATCTTCGTGTGTTTGGTTTTTATAATTTATGCCAAAACTAGAAGTGGATGAGGGAGAGGTGGTTTTGAATTTCAGATTTGGGAGTTCTGAATTATAAAACCGGACAGTGTTTAGTTTGATGAAGCAACAGATAGCTGTTCTTTATAAAGTGTTGGGGTTGTTTGTTTATGCTTTTTAAAAGCGGTGTAAAAAGTAGATTTGGCATTAAAGCCCACTTCGTAACCAATAGCCTCGAGTTTAATGCCTTTATCGTTGATGATCAGTTCGCAGGCCTCATCTATTCTAAATTCGTTAATGTAGGCTGCAAAGCTTTTTCCTAAATTATCGTTAAGTAACTGAGATAGCTGGTGGCTCGAAATATTGATTTTTTTGGCAAGGTCATTTAACTTGAGGTCCGGATTTTTGTAAAGTTCTTCCTCCAGAATAAGTTTTTGGAGTTTTTGGGTTAAGGCTTTGGCCTGCTCCGTAGCAATCTTTTTGTTGGCATACTTGGGTAAATCGGGGTTGCCAGATAAAATATTGCTGTTTTTTCTTTCGCTAACAAACAAGAAAAAATTTAGATAAAGAACCAGTGAGAAAAATAAGGCCCCACTAATACAGGGCCCGTTAAAAAAAGAGAAAATAGATAACTTAAATGCAGCCGGAACAATTATGTTACCTGCAAATACAGATAACAATAGCTTTTCGGTTATAGAAAGTTTGTCTCGTTTGGTAAATAAGGTAATAATAACACTTCTTAGCAACCAGGCTGATAATAAGATATAGATGGTAAATTGTGCAGAAACGACTGTTCCGATGTAATTTTCCCACATATCAGGTCGGTTATCATAAGGTGCTATTATGCCCGCAATTGTAATGGCCAAAAACCAAAACAGATAAACCCCTTTTTGGACCATTGTACTTTTCTGATCCGGTACCAATGCCGATTGAATGAAATAATAAAGCGAGGGCCCCACTAAGGCACTTCCCATAATGCCAATTTCGATGTAGAGACCAGGGAGAGTGGGATAGAAGTAAAAAATAAATGATTTGCCAATTTTTAAGCAGAGCGATAATAACAAAATTCCGAGGAGGTGTACAGAAACAGACTTCGGCTTTTTGAACAGCAACAAGTATCCACCAATGAGAAATGAATTGAATATGCCTAAAGCACTGAAAAAAAATAAAATTTGTTGCCCCAGGTTCATTTAACAAAAATAATAATCTTTCGTTAACGCCAGCTAGTCATAATAAATACTTTCATTTTAAATGCGATAATCTTTTGCAGGATTGTTAAGTATTATCCAGCAAAATAAAATACTATGCAGCCATAGTATTTCTGATCTATAAATCATACATTTGATTTACTAACCTTTTATACATAATTGTTATGCATTTTGAATTAAGTGAAGAACAGATCATGATACAGCAAGCTGCGCGCGATTTTGCCCAGCATGAATTAAAACCTGGAGTTATTGAAAGAGACGAGCATCAGAAATTTCCGGCCGAGCAGGTTAAGAAATTGGGTGAACTCGGCTTTCTGGGAATGATGGTTGATCCAAAATACAATGGCAGCGGTTTGGATGCCATTTCTTATGTTTTGGTAATGGAAGAGCTATCTAAAATAGATGCCTCGGCTTCTGTTGTTGTTTCGGTAAACAACTCGCTGGTGTGTTACGGTTTAGAGGCTTATGGAAGTGAGGCACAAAAGGAGAAATATTTAAAACCACTTGCTGCCGGCGAAAAAATCGGGGCTTTCTGCCTGTCAGAACCCGAAGCTGGATCTGATGCCACCTCACAGCGAACTACAGCCGAAGATAAAGGCGATTACTATTTACTTAACGGTACCAAAAACTGGATTACCAATGGTAGTACTGCTTCAACTTATCTGGTTATCGCACAAACTCATCCTGAATTAAGGCACAAAGGAATAAATGCCTTTATTGTTGAAAAAGGGATGGAGGGCTTCACCGTTGGGCCAAAAGAAAATAAACTGGGTATTCGCGGGTCTGATACACATTCGTTAATGTTTAATGATGTTAAGGTACCCAAAGAAAACAGGATTGGTGAGGATGGCTTTGGTTTTACCTTTGCCATGAAAACCCTCGAGGGTGGGCGTATTGGTATAGCAGCCCAGGCGCTGGGGATTGCGCAGGGTGCTTTTGAGCTGGCTACGCAATATGCAAAAGAGCGC is drawn from Pedobacter sp. HDW13 and contains these coding sequences:
- a CDS encoding AraC family transcriptional regulator, whose amino-acid sequence is MGSALVGPSLYYFIQSALVPDQKSTMVQKGVYLFWFLAITIAGIIAPYDNRPDMWENYIGTVVSAQFTIYILLSAWLLRSVIITLFTKRDKLSITEKLLLSVFAGNIIVPAAFKLSIFSFFNGPCISGALFFSLVLYLNFFLFVSERKNSNILSGNPDLPKYANKKIATEQAKALTQKLQKLILEEELYKNPDLKLNDLAKKINISSHQLSQLLNDNLGKSFAAYINEFRIDEACELIINDKGIKLEAIGYEVGFNAKSTFYTAFKKHKQTTPTLYKEQLSVASSN
- a CDS encoding acyl-CoA dehydrogenase, which codes for MHFELSEEQIMIQQAARDFAQHELKPGVIERDEHQKFPAEQVKKLGELGFLGMMVDPKYNGSGLDAISYVLVMEELSKIDASASVVVSVNNSLVCYGLEAYGSEAQKEKYLKPLAAGEKIGAFCLSEPEAGSDATSQRTTAEDKGDYYLLNGTKNWITNGSTASTYLVIAQTHPELRHKGINAFIVEKGMEGFTVGPKENKLGIRGSDTHSLMFNDVKVPKENRIGEDGFGFTFAMKTLEGGRIGIAAQALGIAQGAFELATQYAKERKTFGKPISEHQAIAFKLADMATQIEAARLLVYKAAWLKSQGLPYTQAGSMAKLYASKVAMDVTIEAVQVHGGYGFVKEYHVERLMRDAKITQIYEGTSEIQKMVISREVIR